In Halalkalicoccus subterraneus, the DNA window ACTCGACGAGTTCGCCGTCGATTTCGGGGTGGGGATCGACCGGGTCGACCCGCTCGATCGATTCGAGTCCCCGAGTTCGAAACCCCGATTCGACGCCGGCCATGGCGTCGTCGACGAGTCGTTCGGGCGTCGCAAAGCGCCGGCCGATCCCTTCGAGGGTCATGCGCGAGGCGACGAAGCGCGCGAAACTGCGATCGACCTCGCCGCGCGATAGCTCCGCGATGGACCGGCGAGTCTCACTGTGGTCGTACGTGTGAGTTCGCTCGTGGACCGACAGCGCGTCGATTCCTCGGTAGGTGACGTCGTACTGGTCGCTGCGTTCGCCGTACCGTTCCCATTCCGAGAGCGCTTGCTCGTCGATGACGGGCCAGGGGTACCGCTCGCGCGTGCTCTCGAGACAGCCGGCGAGCGCGGCCGCTCCACCGACGCCGACGAGGAACCGTCTGCGTTTCACGGACAAAAGGACACGGCTACGGCTGATAGTTATGGCGAACCTATCGGATCGGGCGGCTGCGACCGTAGACCGCGAGGACGACCGCCGTCGCGTAGCCCTCGTCGGGTTCGGCGCGGACGGTGGCGATTTCGGGCTCGGAAAACGACCACTCCCTGAGCAGCTGGCCCGCAGTCAGTCCCGATTCGACGCGGGTCTCCGTCCGCTCGACTGGCTCCTCGCCCGCCGCCTCGTAGAAGAGCCCGGGCCCCTCTTCGCTGTTCGCCCACGCCAGGGCGGCACTGACGGGTTCCTCGGCGCTCGTCGCGCGGGCCTCGACCACCGTCACTCCCTCGCCGGCGGGGCCCAGATCGGGAGCGCGGTCGACGAACTCGACGCTCGCGTCGGCGGGAATGACGGAGGAAACGTGCGTCAGGTTGTAGTTGTGGACGTTGGCCTCGGCGAGGGCGGCGTCGTACGAAGCCATCTCCGTGGGGGCGCATGCGGCTCCCCGAACGATCCGGATCTCCATGCCCGAACTCCGCCGGGCGCGGACAAAGGGGGTTCGATTCAGTAGACGTAGTAGCGGGTGTCGTTCTCGGCATCGGTGGAGACCTTCTCGAGGGCCTCCTCGAAGTCCTCCGTCCGGACTTCAGTGCGGTCGTCGCGAACTGCGAACATCCCCGCCTCCGTACAGAGACTCGCGAGTTCCGCGCCGCTGAATCCGGCGGTGTCCTCGGAAAGCGCCTCGAAGTCGACGCCCTCGGCGACG includes these proteins:
- a CDS encoding pyruvoyl-dependent arginine decarboxylase: MEIRIVRGAACAPTEMASYDAALAEANVHNYNLTHVSSVIPADASVEFVDRAPDLGPAGEGVTVVEARATSAEEPVSAALAWANSEEGPGLFYEAAGEEPVERTETRVESGLTAGQLLREWSFSEPEIATVRAEPDEGYATAVVLAVYGRSRPIR